The genomic interval TTCTTCGCTTTCGCCCTAGAGTTTGCACAACAACGCCGCGACAACGTTCGCGGTCACAACAAGAAGCACTTGGGGAGAGAAGCACATGAAAATCGTGCCTGTAAGCCGCCGTGCCTTCATCCGATCGTCGACGGCCATCGCCGCCGGGTTCATCGCCTCTCCCGCCATCATCGGCCGCGCCGAGGCGGCGACCATGAAGCTGAAATGCTCCTCGTCGCTGCCCAACGATCCCAAATTCGCCAACGGCCGCGTCTACTACGACAATCTGGTCAAGAGCCTGAAAGCGAACGGCCTCGGTGAGCAGGTCGAGGTCGCCTTCTTCCCGGACAACCAGCTCGGTCAGGAAATCGACGTCATCAACTCGGTCAAGCTCGGCGTCATCGACCTCATGGTGTCGGGCTCGTCGATCTCGGCCAATCTGGTGCCGCTGGTCGGCACCTTCGACCTCGGCTTTCTGTTCTCGAGTTTCCCGCAGCAGACCAAGGCATTTGAGGCCGGCGCCGCCAAGCCGATCGAGGACGCGCTGCTCAAGGGCGCCAACATCCGCATCATCGCCTGGGCCTATAATTTCGGCTCGCGCAGCGTGCTGGCGAAGAAGCCGGTGAAGACGCCGGAGGATCTCGCCGGTCTCAAGATCCGGACGCTGCCCAATCCCGTCATCACGGAGTGTCTGCGCCTGATGGGTGCGGCCGCGACGCCGCTGGCCTTTGGCGAAATCTACACGGCGTTGCAGGCCGGCGTGCTCGATGGCCTGGAGCACGATCCGCCGACCATCCTCGCCAGCAAGTTCTTCGAAACCTCAAAATTCTATGGGCTGACGCAGCACAATTTCTCGCCGCTCGCGATCTACTTCAGCGACATGACGTTCAACCGCATGGATCCGAAGCTGCGCGAGGGGTTTCTCGACGCCGCGAAGAAGGCCGCGGCCGACACGCGTGCCCATGGGCTCGCGGTCGAGAAGGACGCGCTGGCGGCCTTGACCGAGAAGGGCGTGACGGTGGCCGCATGCGACCGCGAGGCCTTCATCAAGCGCGTGGCGCCGCAGGCCGAGAACTTTGTCAAGGCGCGGCCTGAGGCGAAGCCCGTCATCGACATGATCCGCGCGACCCAGGCCTGAGGTTTGACATGACAGGCGCGGCGTCCCTTCCGGGCGGCCGGCACGGGAGCATCATTCTTCTGCTTCGCTTGAGCGACGCGATCGCGGCCATTCTGCTGGCCGCCGATCTCGTCGTGGTCTGCGTGTCCGTGCTGCTGCGGTTCCTCTTCAATGCGCCGGTCGAATGGTCGGACGACGTCGCGCGCGGGCTGATGGTCGGATCGGCCTTCTTCGGCGCAGCGAGCGCACTGGCGCGCGGCGAGAATGTCGGCGTGTCCTTTTTCCGCGACATGCTATCGGCGAGATTGCAGGCCGTGGTCGACGCGACGAGCGCGCTGCTCGTGGTGCTGATCTCGTTCTATGTCGCCTTCAACGCCCTCAAGCTGGGTGCGCTGACGGCCGGCCAGACCACCGGATCGGGGCTGCCGCTGGAATTGACCTTCTACCCGATGGGCGTCGGTGCGCTCTTCATGACGGTGTTCGCGCTCGATCATTTCCGCAGCCGGCCACTCCTGAACATGATCAAGGGCGTCGTTGCGATCGCCGCCGTGACCGGCATCTACCTCGCCTGGGACTATCTGCTGCCATCATCGATGCCATCATCGGGCACGCTGATGTTCATCGGCTTCTTCGTCACGCTGTTCGGCGGCCTGCCGATCGGCTTTGCGCTCGCACTCGCCGCGCTGATCTTCATCTGGGTGGAGGGCGCGTTTCCCGGCGTGATCTTCGCGCAGCAGATGGCGCGTGGCATCGACAATTTCGTGCTGCTCGCGATTCCCTTCTTCATTCTCGTCGGCTACCTCATGGAAGCCAACGGCATGTCGGTGCGCCTGATCGAGCTGCTGCAGCGCGCGGTGGGGCGCATGCGCGGCGGATTGAACGTGGTGATGGTCGCCTCGATGGTGCTGTTCTCGGGCATCTCGGGCTCCAAGATGGCTGACGTTGCGGCCGTCGGCTCGGTGCTGATCC from Bradyrhizobium arachidis carries:
- a CDS encoding TRAP transporter large permease subunit, translated to MTGAASLPGGRHGSIILLLRLSDAIAAILLAADLVVVCVSVLLRFLFNAPVEWSDDVARGLMVGSAFFGAASALARGENVGVSFFRDMLSARLQAVVDATSALLVVLISFYVAFNALKLGALTAGQTTGSGLPLELTFYPMGVGALFMTVFALDHFRSRPLLNMIKGVVAIAAVTGIYLAWDYLLPSSMPSSGTLMFIGFFVTLFGGLPIGFALALAALIFIWVEGAFPGVIFAQQMARGIDNFVLLAIPFFILVGYLMEANGMSVRLIELLQRAVGRMRGGLNVVMVASMVLFSGISGSKMADVAAVGSVLIPAARRSKQNPGGAVALLAASAVMAETIPPCINLIILGFVANLSIGGLFIAGLLPSALMALVLIAVSIIFGRRPASAEETEPRVPVSGLWSGAIAAFGLIFMIFFGFKTGFATATEISAFAAAYAIFVGSLVFRELSLKSATHSFVQAATRAGLVLFIVAAAQSLAFTLTLQQVPHAVGDFMLALSKTSGVWLFMLLAIVVLIVMGSVLEGAAALIIFGPLLMPVAVQLGIDPLHFGVVLVIAMGVGLFAPPLGLGLYGACLIGNVPIEQTVKPIMGYLGLLMLCLLVIAFVPAISTALPRAFGY
- a CDS encoding TRAP transporter substrate-binding protein; this translates as MKIVPVSRRAFIRSSTAIAAGFIASPAIIGRAEAATMKLKCSSSLPNDPKFANGRVYYDNLVKSLKANGLGEQVEVAFFPDNQLGQEIDVINSVKLGVIDLMVSGSSISANLVPLVGTFDLGFLFSSFPQQTKAFEAGAAKPIEDALLKGANIRIIAWAYNFGSRSVLAKKPVKTPEDLAGLKIRTLPNPVITECLRLMGAAATPLAFGEIYTALQAGVLDGLEHDPPTILASKFFETSKFYGLTQHNFSPLAIYFSDMTFNRMDPKLREGFLDAAKKAAADTRAHGLAVEKDALAALTEKGVTVAACDREAFIKRVAPQAENFVKARPEAKPVIDMIRATQA